GTCCTCAGCTTGGCCAAGACCTGATCCTGCCCCGCTTTTCCCATCTCCGCCCCTTGCATTCCGGTCTTCCAACTCGATGATCACGCACGATAAATGATATTGACATGGTGACGAAAATGGCAAATGATTAACAAACTCTGCGATACAGAGAACTCTATGGTGAAGAAAATGACAAGCTCGCAACAAGCCAAAATCTTGCTGCAGGAAATAGAACAAACCGAACAACGCGGACGCGCCCTGCTCGGCTATTGGCGCTATGGCGCGCTGGCGCAAATCTGGGGAGCGGTATGGGCATTTGCTTATCTGGGAGATTATTTCTTCCCCGGCCATGCCAATTGGTTCTGGCTGATAGGCGATGGCATAGGGTTGGCGGCATCGATGCTGATCTCCAGCCGCCATGAAGACAAAGCGTCGGACAAACGCGCGATTTATGCTTTCGGCTTGCTGATCGTGTTCGGCCTTGTCGCCAGCAGTCTGCTGGCCAACAAGGAAGCCGCCGGCCTGGTGTGGACTTGGCTGTTCATGACCCCGTACATGATTTGGGGCTTATGGTTCGGCAAACGTTGGTTCGTTCTCGGCGCAACCATCGTGACGCTGAGCGCGCTGGCCTACTGCTTTCTAACGCCCTGGTTCCAGCCGGCCATGGCCATTCTCGCAGGCGGCGGCCTGATGCTGGGCGGGCAATGGCTGCGCCGCGCGCGTTGAACCGGAGCTTATGATGTCCACATTCGACGAAGTGATTCATCAAAGCACGCGGCTGCGCATCATGGCGGCTCTCAATCTGCTGTCCGACGGCGAAACGCTGAGCTTCAGCCAGCTGAAGGCGCTGCTGGGCGTCAGCGACGGCAATCTGGGCACCCATCTGGACACGCTGGAAAAGGCGGCTTATATCCGCATCACCAAGCAGTTCGTCGGCAAAAAGCCGCAGACCAGCATCCAGGCCACGCCCGAAGGATTGCATGCCTACCGCGCGCATATCTTGCAGTTGAAACAACTGCTGGCGCTTTGACTTTATCAAGCGGGAAACCAGCGACGCCCGGCATGGGCGTCGCGGAATGGCGCGTGAAACGCCGCGCCGATAGAGAAACCAAGCAGGGCTAGCCGCCCGCCGAGGCCAGCACCGTCAGCAGGCGGCCGCCCAGCGCGCGCCACTCGCCATGGAAAACCATGCCCGCCGGCAAGCTTGGCGCGAGGCTTTGGCGCAGTTCGATGGAAAAAGCGCCGCCCAGCCCCTTGCCGGCATCCATGCGGATCAGCCTGGCGGCCTCAAAACCGAAATATTCTCCCACCTGGGGATACAAGGCCTTGAACAGGCTTTCCTTGGCCGAAAACGCCAGTGTCAGCAAGCGCTCGCGCGGCCAGTCGCTGCTCAAGGCATCCAGCTCTCCGGGCTGGACCAGCGAGCTTTCCAGCTCGTGGCATTGTTTGGGCGACATCCAGGCCTCCACGTCCAGCCCCAGATACGCCCCCGGCTCTTCTGGCGCCAACGCCGCCACCGCCATATCGCCGCAATGGCTGATCGACCCTAGCCAGCCTTCCGGCCATAGCGGCTCCCGATTCCGGCCGCTGCCCACCTGAGTGGGCAAGCCTTGCTCGCTTAACAGCCGCCGGCACAGGAAACGTCCGGCCAGATACTCCGCCCGCCGCTTGGGCACCGCGCGGGCCAGGGCATCCGGCATGAGCACGCCGTGCGAGGAAAACATTTCATCCTGATAAGCCTTGACGTCGAAGCGGCAAAAAAAACCCATGCCGACCGGCAGGGTGAGTGTAGAGAGATCGCTGATGAATTGGTAAGCATGAGGAGATAGCTGCAATTCCATACATGCCCGTCCTTGAGGCTTGAAATGCCAAAAGATTAAGCATCTAGCGGATGGCTGGCAAGCTTTCCCGATATAAGCCGTCCCCACAGCGCCCCGTCGGCCGCGGACTTGCTCAAAACAGCCGCGGCAGCGAGGGAAGCAACGCCTCGCCGCCGGCTTGCAAACGCAATTCGTCCTGATGCCCATGCGACACCAGCAGCGGACGCCAGCCCAGCGCGGCGGCGACCTCGGCATCGTGCAGCGTGTCGCCGATGAACAACACGCGGTCGGGCGAGACGCCCAGACCGGCTTGCAGCGCCCTCGCCTCTTCCAGTTTGCCGTGCGCCTCTTTGTGCTTCAGCCCTACGATCTGGTCAAAATAGCCTGATACGTTTTTAGCGCGCACGGCCGCATCCAAAGCTTTCTGATGCGAGGCGGAAAGAATCGACAAGCCCAGGCCCGCCGTTCGCGCCTGCTCCAGCAGCTCGACCACGCCCTCATGCAGGCCGCAGTCCGCCGCGTGGCGGTCAAAATGGGAAAGATACAGCTCGACGATTTCAGCGAAGGGCGCGGCGTCGAAATCAAAGCCCAGATCGGCGTAAAAGTCGGCGATGGGGAAACCGAAGGCGCGGCGATAACGCTCCCGCGTCACCGCCGGCGCCCGATAGCGGCGGCAGCACAGATTCACGCCTTCCACCGCCAGCTCGATGTCGTCCAGCAAAGTGCCGTTCCAATCGAAGACGATGTGTTGCACGCCCTCAAACCAATGCCTCGCCGAAGGACTCATCATGCCTCCTGCGCTGACTCGGGAACGTAGCGGTTAAGCGTCTCTGCGATGTAATCCAGCTCCTCGCTGCTGAGGTCGGGATGCAAAGGCACGGTGGTGAGCGAGCGCAGCAGGCTAGAAGCATGGGGACAATCGCGGCGATACGGCGCCAGCAGGGCGCGTTCGTACAAGGGCCGGCTGTCGAACTTGCCCACCTCGGACGGAATGCCGCGTTCTTGCTGATAGCGCACCAGCTGGCGGCCGTCATGTCCTCGCGCCTGCAGCAGCAAGGCGAAGCCGTTCACCTCGCCGCCCGGCACAATGGGCAGCTCGCGAAACGCCGGATTGTCCAGCATTGCCAGCAAGCGGCTGCGATTGCCCAAGCGGCTGGCCAGATGCGCGCCCAGCCTCCGCACCCTGGACAAGCCCAAGGCGGCCTGCATGGCGCCCAGCTTCAAATTGAGTCCCACCGTCTCGCCGGCCAGGTTGCCGAAACGGGTATAGGCGCGCACCCGCTCGGCCAAGGACTCGTCGTCGGTCAGCACGAAGCCGCCCTCGCCGGTGGACATGAACTTGCAATCCTGGGTGCTGAAGCAGCGGACATCGCCATACTGCCCCAGGAAACGTCCGCGCAAGCGAGTCAGATGGCTGAGCGCCAAGTCCAGCACCAGCGGAATCGCCCTGCCCTCCAGAATGGCGGCGGTTTGTTCGACATCGACCGGGTAGCCCCACATCGGCACCTCGATCACCGCGCAGGTGCGCGGGCTGAGGCAATGGCGCAAATCATCCGGATCCAGCCCGAACCCGTTCGGCGCGACGTCGCAAAACACCGGGGTCAATCCCAACGATAAAATGGGGTAGACCGTGCAGGTCGGGCAGGTCGGCGCCACGATCACCTCGTCGCCCGGCTGATGCGGCAGGCTGGCCAAAGCCGCCAGCACCGCGGCCGCGCCGGACGAGACCGCGATGGCATGGCGGGCGTCGTAAACCTTTTTGAGCTCGGCCTCGTATTCGCCGACGATGTCGGCCGTGCCGGACAAGCCGCCTTGCAGCGCCCGCGTCAGCTCGGCTACGTCTTGCTGGCTGACATGATTGCAGGTTTCGGCGATCTGGCGCCGGCTCTGGATTTCGGTATGCATCATCTCGCTCCTTGATTCAGGACGGCGCTCCACGCCTGCCTGTCGTCGAACAAACCCTGCAGCATGCGGCGAAAACTGGGAAACATCTCCAGCCCGGCCAGTCGATCATGGCTGAAGAAACCCGCCTCGCCCGCCTCCCGTTCCATCGGGCAGCGGCGGGAGGCGGTCCGCGCCAGGTAGATCAGATCCAGGTGATAGTGCGGATCGCGCGCATCGGCGATGTATTCGCATAGCACCCGGTAAGGCAGATGCAGCGGCGTGACATCGGCGGCGGCGTCCGCCAGCCCGGCATCCCGCGCGCCCATCAACTCGGCCGCTATCCCGGTTTCCTCCCGCAGCTCGCGCAGCGCGGCCTGGTCGGGCGTTTCATCGCGCTCGACATGCCCGCCCGGATACAGCCACACCCCCAGCTTGCGATGGCGCAGCAGCAGCACCTCGCGCGCGGGATTGAGAACAAAAACCGAGGCGGTGAAATGTTTTTCCAATTCCGGCCGCGCCGGCCCCTCAGTCGCCGTCGTAGCCATTGACGCAATCCGCCATATAGTCGAGATCCGCCTCGGACAAGCCCGGATGCGCCGGCAGCGTGGTCATGCTCGCCAACAAGGCCTCTGCCTGCGGACATGGCCGTTGATAAGGGGCCAGCGCCGGAAAACGGTACAGGGCCTTGCAGCCATAGCGCTTGATGTCGGAGGGAATGCCGCGGCGATCCAGATAATCGATGAAGGCGCGGTTGTCGGCGAAATCCAGCTGCAGATTGAGGAAGTAATAATTGGGCTCGCCGCCCGCGATGATGGTTTTCTCCTTCACCCGCGGGTGGCTGAGCCGCTTGAGCAGCCGGCGCGCGTTGGCGCGGCGCTGGGTGATTTGATCGGCCAGCCGCGGCAGCCTGCTCAAGCCCAGGGCGGCGGCCAGGGCCGACAGCTTGTAATTGAGGCCGAAATCGCGGCCGGTCAGATGGCCGAAATCGATATAGCTGCGGCAACGCCTGGCCAGCTCCTCGTTGTCGCTGAGGATGAAACCGCCCTCGCCGGTGGCCAGCGGCTTGCGCTCATGGGTGCTGAAGCAGGAGAGATGGCCATAGCGGGACAAGGGCTGGCCTCGCAGCGTGCTGCCGTGCGAATGCGCCAGGTCCAGAATCAACCGCAGCCCGGACGCATCGGCGAAGCCGCGCAACTCGTCCACCTCGGTGGGATAGCCCCACATCGGGATATCGATGATGGCGCGGCTGCGCGCGGTCAGACGCTCGGCGATCGATGCCGGATCGGCGCCGAAGCCATGCGGCCGGGTATCGACGAAGATAGGATTGGCGCCGGCCTCGATGATGGGAAACACGGTGCACAGCGGGCAGCTGGGCGTCAGCAGCACATCGTCGCCCCGCTCCACCCCGGCGGCGAACAACGCCGCACTGAGCGCCGCCCCGCCGGACGACACCGCCACCGCGGCGCGCGCGTCGAACCACTCGGCCAGAGCGTCCTCGTACTCCGCCACCATGGGGCTGAAGCCGGACAGCGGCCCACTCAGCGCGCGCTGCAGTTGCGCCAGATCGTTCGGCCCGGAGGCGCGGTATTTATCGCTGATGGTTCTCAAAGCGGATGGCGCGGCGATTGCAATATCGGTCATGATCACGGCTCCCCAAACATTCACGCGGACAATGTTTCGAAATCGACGGCAGGCAGCAGGCTTCTGCCCTGTTTGCCACCTTGCTCATCGGCAGCACAGATGGCCTCGATGACCCGGTAAGTGGGCAGCAGGCTGGCGAAGTCGGCCTCGAAGCGCTCACCGTGGCGGATGGCTTCGAAGAATTGATGCAATTCGCCGAAATAGCCGCTGCGCTCATAGCCTGAGTCCAAAGGTCCCGGCTGCCAGGCGCCGCGCCAGCGCTTGGCGGTGCCGGTGGGGCGCGTGCCATGTTCCGGCTCATGCAGGGTGATGTTCCACAAATTGTCCAGTTCCACCAGGATGGAGCCGGAGCTGACCAGCTTCATGTCGAACTCGAAATACGGGAAGGTGGTGCCGGCCAGCAGGCTGGCGCTGGCGCCGGATGAGAATTCCAGCTCAGCCTTGACTATCATCGCGTCGCCGTGGCGCTGCACATTGGAACCGATCTGCGTCAACTCGCCCTTGCCGAAGGTGACGGCGAGATCGATGGTATGGATGGCCTGAGCCAGCAAGAAGGAACGCAAGGTGGAACTCAAGCCCCACAAGGGCGCGCGCGGCTTGCTGGCATAGTGGTTGAGCTGGATATGCAGGGTCTGGCCGAATTCTTCGCACTCGGTCATCTCATGCAGCTGCCGCACCGGCCGGGCGAACTTGAAGTTCATGCCGACGCCGGACACCACCTGCGCGCGATGGCAAGCCGCGATCAGCGTCTGCAGCTCGCCCAGATTGACGCAAGGCGGCTTCTCGACGAAAACGTTGACGCCGCGCGCCATGGCCAGCATGGCCGCATTGAAGTGCACCTGCGGCGGACAAGCCAGCACGATGGCGTCCAACGGCACCGCATCCAGCATGGCCGCCGCTTTGTCGAATACCGGCAAGTCCGACAGGAAGCGATGGATGCGGCCCGCGCTGGCCTGATTGCTGTCGCACGCGGCGGCGATACGGATATCCGGCATTTGCAGCAGCGCCGGCAACAGGTTTTCCTGCATCTGGGCGCCTATGCCCACCAAGCCAACTTTCAACACGCTCATTGCGACTCTCCTGAAATGATGCCGGCCACCGCATGACCGCCAATGCGAACGAAGCCTCGGTCATTTTCAACAATATCAATCAAGTAGACCGATTGATTTTAAAGACTAGAACAATGAAATCGGCTTGGAACTGCGGCGAAATACTTAAGTAGAAATAAATCAATGGCTTGCAATGGGAACGCGCCGCTCACGGCTTGAGAAAGCTGCCGGGTATCGTGGGATTGAGAAATAAACTTTCTGGCGTAACCCATCGTCCGCAAAAAAATTGCCGCCCAAGCGGGCGGCAAGCAGGACTTGCGAAACTACTTAGCAGCTTAGCCTTTCTCGTCGGCGACCTCTCCGTCGGCGGGCAAGGACAAGTTGTCGGGCGGACGGGTGTACTCGCACAAGCCTCCCCAGCCCGGCACCGTGCACAAAGGCTGCTCGCCCAGAACGCCGAATCCCTTAAGCTGGGTTCCATCTTCCGCCACCTGGCCATCCACCGGACGCGGCCGCAAATCCAGCCGCGGCAGCAGCGTGGGAGCCAGCACTTTGAGGATTTGCACCGGCAAGGCGCTGGTGAACTTGTAGTTGGCGGCCTGCTCGCCGGCGACATACGCGACGATGGTGCCGAAGTAATGATCGCCGATATAGAACACGAAGGCGCCGGAACGGCTGACCACCCGCTCCGAGGTCAAGCCGCCGCCTCGGGAAAAGGTTTTGAAGCGGTTGTCGCCGGTGCCGGTCTTGCCGCCGATCAGCGTGTGCTCGCCCTTCTGGTCGAAAGCGCCGGAGACGCGCCGCGCCGTGCCTTTGTCCACCACTTCGGACAGCACTTGGCGCACCAGTTGCGGAATTTCCGGCGGCAGCACCCGCACGCCGATGGCCGGCGCTTCTTTCAGCGAGGTTTCAAACGGCGTTCCCGCAGCGAACTGCATCTTGTCGATGTACACCATGGGCAAACGCACGCCGCCGTTGGACAGTATGCCCATCAGCTCCGCCAACGCGGCCGGCCGGTCCGCCGACGCGCCCAGCGCGGTGGCGTAAGACGGCACCAGCGAGTCGAAGGGATAGCCCATCTTCTTCCACTGCAGGTGGATCTGGCGGAAGGCGTCCAGCTCTTGCATCTGGCGGATGCGGCTGTCCTGCCCGCCTTTGCGCTTGCTGTTGAACAGCCACTGATACACTTCCTGGCGCTCGTCCTCGCTGGCCTGAACCAGCTCGGACCAGTCCGCCTTCGGATGCTGATGCAAATAGGCCACCATCCATAGCTCCAAGGGGTGGACGCCGGCCAGATAGCCGCGATCCGCCAGATTGAAGCGATCCACGCCCAGTTCGGTGTAAAGCTTGGTGACGGATTTGGGCTCGAGTTTGGACGGGACCAGCAGATTGGCGCGGATGAAGGCCGCCATCTGCTCCTCATTGCCTTCCGGATGGACGCTGCGATAGATCACCGCCAGCCGCTTGGCGCTGCGGCGCGCCTTCTCGATCAGCAGGCCATCCCATTCCTCGGTTTTTTTGCCATGGTATTTGCGATAGAAGCCGGCCAGGAAGGTGCGTCCCTCGCGGTCGGCGAAGCGGCGCAGATACTCGGTGCGGCGCGGATCGCGGCCAT
The Chromobacterium sp. IIBBL 290-4 DNA segment above includes these coding regions:
- a CDS encoding transcriptional regulator; amino-acid sequence: MMSTFDEVIHQSTRLRIMAALNLLSDGETLSFSQLKALLGVSDGNLGTHLDTLEKAAYIRITKQFVGKKPQTSIQATPEGLHAYRAHILQLKQLLAL
- a CDS encoding 4'-phosphopantetheinyl transferase gives rise to the protein MELQLSPHAYQFISDLSTLTLPVGMGFFCRFDVKAYQDEMFSSHGVLMPDALARAVPKRRAEYLAGRFLCRRLLSEQGLPTQVGSGRNREPLWPEGWLGSISHCGDMAVAALAPEEPGAYLGLDVEAWMSPKQCHELESSLVQPGELDALSSDWPRERLLTLAFSAKESLFKALYPQVGEYFGFEAARLIRMDAGKGLGGAFSIELRQSLAPSLPAGMVFHGEWRALGGRLLTVLASAGG
- a CDS encoding HAD family hydrolase, with the translated sequence MMSPSARHWFEGVQHIVFDWNGTLLDDIELAVEGVNLCCRRYRAPAVTRERYRRAFGFPIADFYADLGFDFDAAPFAEIVELYLSHFDRHAADCGLHEGVVELLEQARTAGLGLSILSASHQKALDAAVRAKNVSGYFDQIVGLKHKEAHGKLEEARALQAGLGVSPDRVLFIGDTLHDAEVAAALGWRPLLVSHGHQDELRLQAGGEALLPSLPRLF
- a CDS encoding DegT/DnrJ/EryC1/StrS aminotransferase family protein; this encodes MMHTEIQSRRQIAETCNHVSQQDVAELTRALQGGLSGTADIVGEYEAELKKVYDARHAIAVSSGAAAVLAALASLPHQPGDEVIVAPTCPTCTVYPILSLGLTPVFCDVAPNGFGLDPDDLRHCLSPRTCAVIEVPMWGYPVDVEQTAAILEGRAIPLVLDLALSHLTRLRGRFLGQYGDVRCFSTQDCKFMSTGEGGFVLTDDESLAERVRAYTRFGNLAGETVGLNLKLGAMQAALGLSRVRRLGAHLASRLGNRSRLLAMLDNPAFRELPIVPGGEVNGFALLLQARGHDGRQLVRYQQERGIPSEVGKFDSRPLYERALLAPYRRDCPHASSLLRSLTTVPLHPDLSSEELDYIAETLNRYVPESAQEA
- a CDS encoding NUDIX hydrolase; this translates as MATTATEGPARPELEKHFTASVFVLNPAREVLLLRHRKLGVWLYPGGHVERDETPDQAALRELREETGIAAELMGARDAGLADAAADVTPLHLPYRVLCEYIADARDPHYHLDLIYLARTASRRCPMEREAGEAGFFSHDRLAGLEMFPSFRRMLQGLFDDRQAWSAVLNQGAR
- a CDS encoding DegT/DnrJ/EryC1/StrS aminotransferase family protein; amino-acid sequence: MTDIAIAAPSALRTISDKYRASGPNDLAQLQRALSGPLSGFSPMVAEYEDALAEWFDARAAVAVSSGGAALSAALFAAGVERGDDVLLTPSCPLCTVFPIIEAGANPIFVDTRPHGFGADPASIAERLTARSRAIIDIPMWGYPTEVDELRGFADASGLRLILDLAHSHGSTLRGQPLSRYGHLSCFSTHERKPLATGEGGFILSDNEELARRCRSYIDFGHLTGRDFGLNYKLSALAAALGLSRLPRLADQITQRRANARRLLKRLSHPRVKEKTIIAGGEPNYYFLNLQLDFADNRAFIDYLDRRGIPSDIKRYGCKALYRFPALAPYQRPCPQAEALLASMTTLPAHPGLSEADLDYMADCVNGYDGD
- a CDS encoding Gfo/Idh/MocA family protein, with translation MSVLKVGLVGIGAQMQENLLPALLQMPDIRIAAACDSNQASAGRIHRFLSDLPVFDKAAAMLDAVPLDAIVLACPPQVHFNAAMLAMARGVNVFVEKPPCVNLGELQTLIAACHRAQVVSGVGMNFKFARPVRQLHEMTECEEFGQTLHIQLNHYASKPRAPLWGLSSTLRSFLLAQAIHTIDLAVTFGKGELTQIGSNVQRHGDAMIVKAELEFSSGASASLLAGTTFPYFEFDMKLVSSGSILVELDNLWNITLHEPEHGTRPTGTAKRWRGAWQPGPLDSGYERSGYFGELHQFFEAIRHGERFEADFASLLPTYRVIEAICAADEQGGKQGRSLLPAVDFETLSA